In Bacteroides cellulosilyticus, the genomic stretch GGTAGTTGGTTGTACAAAGATACGATGAAAAAGTAGAATTAAAAGTATTTCTTTGAATTCTCCTCGTCAATAAACATTTCTTTTCCTTCTATTTGTATGCAGCCCTCATTGCTCAGTTCAGATATGGCACGTGCCAATGACGGACGGGCTACCCCAAGTATATGTGCCACTTCCTGTTGGGAACCGATGCCTCCATGCATCTTTACATAATTGAGCAATCTGGATTTCAGGCTTTGTAAGGCAAACTCGTTCAACTTCTTGGATAGAAACAAGCTCCGGTCGGAAATCAACTTCAGGAAATTCTGCATGATGACCGGGTACTGGTGCATGAATTCCAGAAAAGCATCCTTGTTCAGAATCAATACTTCCGAGGTTTCCAGGGTTTCGATATTCACCGGGAAACGGTTTTCGGAAGCGAAGATGAAAGCTGGTGCAAGGAGTTTCGGAGCACGGAGGGTCTCTATGGTGAGTTGTTTTCCTTCTGCACTGACCATTTGCGTACGTACTGTTCCATTGCACAGAATATAGAGAGAGCGGTAAATATCTCCCTGCATGGCGATAAACTCTCCCGGTTTATAAGATTTAAGGGTATGTTGGTGCAACAGAACGAACTTTAACAGCGTTTCTTCTGTTATGCCTCGAAATAATGGCATCTGTAATAATATATGTGGTTCCATTCTTTTTTAAGTTTTTTGTGATTGGGTGTAACATACGTGACAATTTACCTGCCATAAACTCTCCATCTTTGCACAAAGATAATACAAATCGAATGCAGAACTTTCATGCTTGCATGAAAAGTTATGCTGGGATGCAGCTTATCTTATCTAAAGATCAATTTTATAACTAAAAGAATAAGATGATGGAAGCTAAAATGTTTTGTTACCAGTGTCAGGAGACAATGAAAGGCACCGGTTGTATTTTGAAAGGTATGTGTGGAAAAGAAAGTCATACAGCAAAGGCAATGGATTTGCTGATGTTCGTGGTACGTGGAATATCGGTCGTTACCGATGAGTTCCGTAACGCCGGACATCCTGTAGCTGCCGAAGTGAATCGTTTTGTTGTGGATGCCTTATTCTGTACCATTACAAATGCCAATTTCGATGATGAAAGCATTCTGAACAGGGTGGATAAAGGTATGGCATTGCGTAACCGTTTAATAGAAGAAGCCAAAGAAAAAGGTATTTCCCTGCCTGAAATCGACGAATTGCAATGGCAGGGCGGACGTGATGAGTATGCTTCCAAGGCGGAAAGCGTGGGTGTGTTGCGTGAGCCCGACATAGATCTGCGTTCCCTGAAAGAATTGATGACCTATGGTCTGAAAGGTATGGCGGCATATCTGGAACATGCCATGCGTCTGGGATATGACGATGCTTCTATCCATACTTTTATGCAACATGCTTTGGCCGCCACTGCCACAAAATCACTTCCGGCAGGCGAATGGGTGAAGATGGTGCTCCAGACCGGAGAATACGGTGTGAAGACTATGGCTTTACTGGATAAAGCAAATACCGAACGCTATGGCAATCCGGAAATGACAAAAGTAAATATCGGAGTAGGGAAGCGTCCGGGTATTCTGATAAGCGGCCATGACTTGAAAGATATGGAAGAACTATTGAAGCAAACCGAAGGTACGGGAGTCGACGTGTACACACATAGCGAAATGCTTCCTGCTCACTATTATCCTGCTTTCAAGAAGTATTCCCACTTCGTAGGCAACTATGGAAATGCTTGGTGGAAGCAGCGTGAAGAGTTCACTACTTTCAATGGTCCTATCCTGTTTACAACGAACTGTATCGTCCCCCCGTTGGCAAATGCTGAATATAAAGAACGTATGTTTACAACAAATTCCACCGGATATCCCGGTTGCAAGTACATTCAGGCAGATGCCGAAGGTAGAAAAGACTTCTCCGAAATTATCGAGATAGCCAAGCAATGCCAACCGCCTACGGAAATAGAACGTGGAGAAATCATCGGTGGTTTTGCCCATAAT encodes the following:
- a CDS encoding Crp/Fnr family transcriptional regulator, whose product is MEPHILLQMPLFRGITEETLLKFVLLHQHTLKSYKPGEFIAMQGDIYRSLYILCNGTVRTQMVSAEGKQLTIETLRAPKLLAPAFIFASENRFPVNIETLETSEVLILNKDAFLEFMHQYPVIMQNFLKLISDRSLFLSKKLNEFALQSLKSRLLNYVKMHGGIGSQQEVAHILGVARPSLARAISELSNEGCIQIEGKEMFIDEENSKKYF
- the hcp gene encoding hydroxylamine reductase; its protein translation is MEAKMFCYQCQETMKGTGCILKGMCGKESHTAKAMDLLMFVVRGISVVTDEFRNAGHPVAAEVNRFVVDALFCTITNANFDDESILNRVDKGMALRNRLIEEAKEKGISLPEIDELQWQGGRDEYASKAESVGVLREPDIDLRSLKELMTYGLKGMAAYLEHAMRLGYDDASIHTFMQHALAATATKSLPAGEWVKMVLQTGEYGVKTMALLDKANTERYGNPEMTKVNIGVGKRPGILISGHDLKDMEELLKQTEGTGVDVYTHSEMLPAHYYPAFKKYSHFVGNYGNAWWKQREEFTTFNGPILFTTNCIVPPLANAEYKERMFTTNSTGYPGCKYIQADAEGRKDFSEIIEIAKQCQPPTEIERGEIIGGFAHNQVLQLADKVVDAVKSGAIRRFVVMAGCDGRMKGRDYYTEFAKALPKDTVILTAGCAKYRYNKLPLGDINGIPRVLDAGQCNDSYSLAVIAMKLKEVFELNDINELPIVYNIAWYEQKAVIVLLALLSLGVKKIHLGPTLPAFLSPNVAKVLVDTFQIGTISDVEDDLKMFQLS